One genomic region from Sphingobacterium sp. UGAL515B_05 encodes:
- a CDS encoding MBL fold metallo-hydrolase produces the protein MGWIILGALLIVLISGVLYYFVHPMFGGNFKGARLERMKQSPNFKNGIFHNLEVTPSLKGDVNMASLLWDFLFNKNPHLKPINVLPAMECDLAHLPADDVLIWFGHSSYLLKLDGKLILVDPVFSQNASPIPGSNKAFKMSVDYATMVFPKIDYLFISHDHYDHLDYETVLKLRDKVGRVICGLGVGAHFESWGYKADQIIEGDWYDQIKLAPDFQVTFTPARHFSGRRFTRNNTLWTSFVLKTSQYTIFLGGDSGYGKHFKKIGDQFGPFDLAILENGQYNDAWHYIHSLPDEWAAETKDLKAQAILPVHSSKFALAMHDWREPMEKFYETANKEQITLLTPKIGEMIHFNRLDTVYAPWWRDVN, from the coding sequence ATGGGATGGATTATTTTAGGGGCTCTATTGATTGTTCTCATCAGTGGAGTACTCTATTATTTTGTTCATCCAATGTTTGGTGGAAATTTCAAAGGAGCTCGACTGGAGCGGATGAAACAGTCACCAAATTTTAAAAATGGTATTTTTCATAATCTCGAAGTAACGCCGTCGTTGAAAGGCGATGTCAATATGGCCTCTTTGCTGTGGGATTTCCTTTTCAACAAAAATCCCCACTTGAAACCGATCAACGTATTGCCTGCTATGGAATGCGATTTAGCACATCTTCCCGCAGATGACGTTCTGATTTGGTTTGGTCACTCCTCCTACCTGTTGAAGTTAGATGGGAAATTAATATTGGTTGATCCGGTGTTTAGCCAAAATGCTTCTCCTATCCCAGGGAGCAATAAAGCATTTAAGATGTCTGTCGACTATGCGACGATGGTTTTTCCGAAAATTGACTATTTGTTTATCTCTCATGATCATTACGATCATCTGGACTATGAGACTGTTTTGAAATTGAGGGATAAAGTCGGTCGGGTGATTTGTGGTCTTGGCGTGGGGGCGCATTTTGAATCTTGGGGATATAAGGCGGATCAGATCATCGAGGGTGATTGGTACGACCAGATAAAACTGGCGCCCGATTTTCAGGTAACCTTCACACCCGCAAGGCACTTTTCGGGACGAAGATTTACACGGAATAATACCTTGTGGACATCCTTTGTGCTAAAAACTTCCCAGTACACTATTTTCTTAGGTGGAGACAGCGGATATGGTAAGCACTTCAAAAAGATAGGTGACCAGTTCGGTCCATTTGATTTAGCAATCTTGGAAAATGGCCAGTATAACGATGCCTGGCATTATATCCATTCCTTACCTGACGAATGGGCTGCTGAAACGAAGGATCTGAAAGCTCAAGCTATTTTGCCCGTTCATTCTTCTAAGTTCGCGTTGGCTATGCACGACTGGAGAGAGCCAATGGAGAAATTTTACGAGACAGCGAACAAAGAACAGATCACTCTCCTTACGCCAAAAATAGGGGAAATGATCCATTTTAATAGATTAGATACAGTATACGCGCCTTGGTGGCGTGATGTCAACTAA
- a CDS encoding ankyrin repeat domain-containing protein — MSQSFIIACESGKRKIAEILLEKNQVDISYTDEMGRTALHYAAHRGYLDLVRKLVQAGAIVDYEDHRGETPLYFALLQKQKQTAVYLLENNANIMINDFLGNSLLHITARTGQHEMAEKLIAQGLDVNALNNSAESPLLLAVQAKYPPVVQLFVENGARVDITDKEGNTALNLAVSLGSIPIVNMLLDNGASVNILNDLSEGPLLLAVKNGNRILAQKLLEQGSDIFAESAEGISPVWYVCNSNQKELLAIFLERGLSADYARPVDSFDGKDGKYLEKLIERTGRRIFILGFEPHYAGETLLHTATKMGYLSLVKQLLDSGATIDKQDAAGNTALHYAAAYGKKDVLRYLLSNGSVTDITNVLEQKAIDYSNMQGFNEITALLIDFGAQTDPLKDAPVLPEKKMFTEPLSNVDMGMKKKALFDLKDLFDAGIINQEEFDAEKAKILKN, encoded by the coding sequence ATGTCTCAGTCATTTATAATTGCGTGTGAAAGCGGAAAACGTAAAATAGCGGAAATATTACTAGAGAAAAATCAAGTCGATATATCTTACACCGATGAAATGGGACGAACAGCATTGCATTACGCTGCACATCGAGGTTATTTGGATCTGGTGAGGAAGTTGGTTCAGGCTGGAGCCATAGTGGACTACGAGGATCATCGGGGGGAAACTCCATTATATTTTGCCCTGTTACAAAAGCAAAAACAAACAGCGGTCTATCTATTGGAAAATAATGCCAATATTATGATCAACGACTTTTTGGGAAATAGCTTGCTCCATATTACAGCTCGCACCGGGCAACATGAAATGGCTGAAAAGCTGATCGCACAAGGTTTAGATGTAAACGCATTGAATAATAGTGCTGAATCACCGTTACTATTGGCTGTGCAGGCAAAATATCCGCCAGTGGTACAATTGTTCGTTGAAAATGGTGCTCGTGTAGACATTACCGACAAGGAGGGCAATACGGCCTTAAATTTGGCGGTATCTTTGGGCTCCATTCCTATTGTCAATATGTTGTTGGATAACGGTGCATCTGTCAATATCCTGAATGATTTAAGCGAAGGGCCTTTGCTCCTCGCTGTAAAAAATGGGAATCGTATTCTTGCTCAAAAGTTATTGGAGCAGGGGAGCGATATTTTTGCCGAATCTGCCGAAGGAATTTCTCCTGTGTGGTATGTTTGTAACAGCAATCAAAAAGAGCTTCTTGCTATATTTTTAGAAAGAGGCCTCTCTGCGGATTATGCTCGTCCCGTAGATTCATTTGATGGAAAGGACGGTAAATATTTAGAAAAGCTGATCGAACGGACAGGGCGACGTATCTTCATTCTGGGTTTTGAGCCTCATTATGCTGGAGAAACATTACTGCATACAGCTACAAAAATGGGTTATCTGTCTTTGGTCAAACAGCTTTTAGATAGTGGTGCAACGATTGATAAACAGGATGCTGCCGGCAATACTGCACTTCATTATGCTGCTGCCTATGGTAAAAAAGATGTGTTGCGGTATCTCTTATCTAACGGCTCAGTTACAGATATAACGAATGTATTGGAACAGAAAGCAATAGATTATTCTAATATGCAAGGATTTAATGAAATAACGGCATTGTTGATTGATTTCGGAGCACAGACCGATCCCCTTAAAGATGCGCCCGTCCTTCCAGAGAAAAAAATGTTCACTGAACCCTTATCAAACGTGGATATGGGAATGAAGAAAAAGGCCCTATTTGATCTAAAAGATCTGTTCGACGCGGGAATCATTAATCAGGAGGAATTTGACGCAGAAAAAGCGAAAATTTTAAAGAATTAA
- the dcd gene encoding dCTP deaminase, with protein MILSDKRILEEIENGSIVIQPFDRKCLGTNSYDVHLGKYLATYADRVLDAKKHNEIQHFEIPEEGFVLEPNTLYLGVTQEYTETHKHVPFLEGKSSTGRLGIDIHATAGKGDVGFCNTWTLEISVAQPVRVYAGMPIGQLIYFAVEGDIETFYNTKGNAKYNGKTIRPVESMMWKNNF; from the coding sequence ATGATTTTATCTGATAAAAGAATTCTCGAAGAGATTGAAAATGGCAGTATTGTCATTCAACCATTTGATCGTAAATGTTTGGGAACAAATTCCTACGATGTGCATTTGGGGAAATATTTGGCAACGTATGCAGACCGTGTACTGGATGCCAAGAAACACAATGAAATTCAGCATTTTGAAATCCCGGAAGAAGGTTTTGTATTGGAACCCAATACCCTTTATTTAGGCGTTACGCAGGAATACACCGAAACGCATAAGCATGTTCCTTTTTTAGAGGGCAAATCGAGTACTGGTCGCTTAGGGATAGATATCCATGCAACTGCAGGGAAGGGTGACGTCGGTTTCTGTAATACCTGGACCTTGGAAATTTCGGTTGCCCAACCTGTTCGGGTTTACGCGGGAATGCCTATTGGACAATTGATCTATTTTGCTGTAGAAGGCGATATCGAGACATTTTATAATACCAAAGGTAACGCAAAATACAATGGCAAGACCATCCGTCCGGTGGAATCCATGATGTGGAAGAATAATTTCTGA
- a CDS encoding ankyrin repeat domain-containing protein translates to MTNNELKRLTEFSRKGEIAEMEQIVAAANSRIDFHDYELNSVVNQLITAQQYGILDHFVKKGLISTDLYDYDRFSTSVINTLFKPQIASEVQLEAHLIWMKSYLAMIDDINEEVGGITLLEYALQENVAIPFAKLIFESGADLQRMDQYGQTLLFKVCSLRMQPNERINELVDWLLVEGLDPNIGNVEQKTALHMAVDTLKTDIVIRLLDAGADPGLKDWHGESAFYYAAVRHSNPDLLVSLLKYGKPDFHSVNKQGENLLNAFLRMMHTDSATNLSVLILLLEHGADLTAASVWYQKEKTGIDWLAEKSVLVVQEIMDKGYLDHNYADNEGNTLLHKICQVNLNYDETRARDLYKKAKYLVGKGIDPQLENIMDKKAVDYAMEENIKVKTVEWLLKQ, encoded by the coding sequence ATGACAAATAACGAATTAAAAAGGCTTACTGAATTTTCACGTAAAGGTGAAATCGCGGAGATGGAGCAGATTGTTGCCGCTGCGAACAGTAGAATTGACTTTCATGATTACGAATTGAATAGTGTAGTGAACCAATTGATTACAGCTCAACAGTATGGAATCTTGGATCATTTTGTAAAAAAAGGACTAATCTCAACTGATCTATACGATTACGATCGCTTTAGCACATCCGTTATTAATACGCTATTCAAACCTCAGATTGCATCCGAAGTGCAGCTTGAAGCCCATTTAATTTGGATGAAAAGCTATTTAGCAATGATTGATGATATTAACGAAGAAGTAGGCGGTATTACTTTATTGGAATATGCATTACAGGAGAATGTAGCTATTCCTTTCGCAAAACTTATTTTTGAGTCGGGTGCCGACTTGCAACGGATGGATCAGTATGGACAAACATTGCTTTTTAAAGTTTGTAGTCTTCGGATGCAGCCCAATGAGCGTATTAACGAGCTAGTAGACTGGCTATTAGTTGAAGGTCTAGATCCTAATATTGGCAATGTTGAACAAAAAACAGCCCTGCATATGGCTGTTGACACATTGAAAACTGACATTGTGATTAGATTACTGGACGCAGGAGCAGACCCAGGGCTAAAAGATTGGCACGGGGAAAGTGCCTTTTATTATGCGGCAGTAAGGCATTCTAATCCAGATTTGCTGGTGTCTCTTCTCAAATATGGAAAGCCAGATTTTCATAGCGTCAACAAACAGGGGGAAAATCTGCTCAATGCGTTTCTTCGCATGATGCATACCGATAGTGCAACTAATTTGAGCGTTCTGATCTTGCTTTTGGAACACGGTGCAGATCTGACAGCCGCCTCAGTTTGGTATCAGAAAGAAAAAACAGGTATAGATTGGCTAGCAGAAAAATCGGTCCTAGTTGTACAAGAAATTATGGACAAAGGATATCTAGATCACAATTATGCAGATAACGAGGGTAACACGCTTTTGCATAAGATTTGCCAGGTGAATCTCAATTACGATGAAACTAGGGCCCGAGACCTTTATAAAAAAGCAAAATATCTTGTAGGTAAAGGCATCGATCCTCAATTGGAAAATATAATGGACAAAAAGGCCGTTGATTATGCCATGGAGGAAAATATCAAGGTAAAGACAGTAGAATGGTTATTAAAACAATAA
- a CDS encoding 4'-phosphopantetheinyl transferase family protein, with translation MSLVYLREIDNQTKFAIWRIEESDDDLLSKLQLDEREKAKLGSFNKGKRRLHWLATRVLLRTLLNTSHYIECPSDANGKPYLANFPQKISLSHSFDYAAAMISTKGEVGIDMEIIKTKVERIQHKFLKPTELAFIAQDDSRYEQLYACWCAKEAIYKLQGNAGVSFLHNMSIQPFEYQTQGILKLELDSDQDKHIYDVHYEKFNEYMLAYAVE, from the coding sequence ATGAGTCTAGTGTATCTACGTGAAATTGATAACCAAACCAAATTTGCAATTTGGCGAATTGAGGAATCGGACGACGATTTATTGTCGAAACTTCAATTGGATGAACGTGAAAAAGCAAAATTAGGGTCCTTTAATAAAGGGAAAAGACGGTTGCACTGGCTTGCCACACGTGTGCTGTTGCGCACCTTATTGAATACATCCCACTATATCGAATGTCCTTCGGATGCAAATGGCAAGCCTTATCTCGCTAATTTTCCCCAAAAAATATCACTTTCACACTCCTTTGATTACGCTGCAGCAATGATCAGTACAAAAGGTGAAGTTGGTATCGACATGGAAATCATCAAAACAAAAGTAGAGCGCATCCAACATAAGTTTCTAAAACCTACAGAGCTTGCATTCATTGCTCAGGATGATAGCCGCTATGAGCAGCTATATGCTTGTTGGTGCGCCAAAGAAGCGATTTATAAACTTCAAGGCAATGCAGGTGTCTCATTTCTGCATAACATGAGCATACAACCATTCGAATATCAAACACAAGGCATATTAAAACTTGAACTCGACAGCGATCAAGACAAACATATTTATGATGTCCATTACGAGAAGTTCAATGAATATATGCTCGCATACGCTGTAGAATAG